The Apium graveolens cultivar Ventura chromosome 11, ASM990537v1, whole genome shotgun sequence genome has a window encoding:
- the LOC141695271 gene encoding adenylate kinase isoenzyme 6 homolog — translation MAARSRPNILVTGTPGTGKSTFSAALSEATNLRHINIGELVKEKNLHDGWDDDFNCYIINEDLVCDELEDMMDEGGNIVDYHGCDFFPERWFDRVVVLQTENSVLFDRLSRRGYTGSKLSNNIECEIFQVLLEEAKESYREDIVVALKNDTVDEMNTNVATLADWTWSWSPMLP, via the exons ATGGCGGCAAGGAGCAGACCTAACATTCTCGTTACCGGAACTCCTGGTACCGGAAAGTCCACTTTCTCGGCGGCGCTGTCGGAAGCCACTAATCTCCGACACATTAACATCGGAGAGCTAGTTAAGGAGAAGAATCTTCATGATGGTTGGGATGATGACTTCAATTGTTACATCATCAATGAAGACCTC GTTTGTGATGAGCTTGAGGATATGATGGATGAGGGTGGAAACATTGTGGATTATCATGGCTGCGACTTCTTTCCTGAGCGTTGGTTTGATCGTGTTGTGGTACTACAAACTGAAAACTCTGTGTTGTTTGACCGGTTGAGCAGGAG AGGCTACACAGGTTCAAAGCTCTCTAACAACATAGAGTGTGAAATTTTTCAAGTGCTATTAGAGGAGGCAAAAGAAAGTTATCGTGAGGATATTGTGGTTGCACTAAAGAATGACACTGTTGATGAGATGAATACAAATGTTGCAACTTTAGCTGATTGGACCTGGAGTTGGAGTCCCATGCTCCCTTGA
- the LOC141695054 gene encoding exonuclease V, chloroplastic: METQRSETKVESAESPTHSPPANTTPLVQTQSNSHIPIEIVSEEEMALIDSALALATTGFATRSIHSISVLSKRGLFKCSTDIEDCGGKNKNIQQQKRFRVNESLLHRFRRKRGLFVTDITASEWCEKQTELNFCHGKPLASKAMKAGKARHEVLEKEVIRRVKVHIETDEDVWALKVLNFIRGVNQLLFDGLTRELPIIGFAHGVWMVGVIDEIRMPLEGTERNLTLVETKTRSQAGFPRDPQRRNGRLQLMCYKYLWDNLITDEFPYKQFLNYFSLNPNYILCEDIRENTAKSGFPAQTLNELLRYHQTTCSMLPLAHELMLLRYESQRDHSLIGEDQFEFDSDWVSSQIKGSLEFWQGERDATYISDDERWKCNYCQHASKCPINTKPDVDTLSTEKI; encoded by the exons ATGGAAACGCAACGGTCAGAAACGAAGGTGGAATCGGCCGAGTCACCAACTCACTCTCCACCCGCCAACACCACCCCTCTTGTTCAAACCCAATCTAACTCTCACATCCCTATCGAAATCGTGAGCGAAGAAGAAATGGCGCTTATTGACTCGGCCTTGGCTCTCGCCACAACTGGGTTTGCGACTCGGTCTATTCATTCCATTTCTGTGTTATCTAAAAGAGGTTTGTTTAAATGCTCTACTGATATTGAAGATTGTGGTGGTAAGAATAAGAATATACAACAGCAGAAGAGGTTTAGAGTGAACGAGTCGTTGTTGCATCGGTTTCGCAGGAAGAGAGGCTTGTTTGTAACCGATATCACTGCTTCG GAATGGTGTGAGAAACAAACAGAATTAAATTTTTGTCATGGCAAACCACTTGCAAGTAAGGCTATGAAAGCTGGTAAAGCTCGTCATGAAGTTCTTGAAAAAGAG GTTATAAGGAGAGTAAAAGTTCATATCGAAACAGATGAAGACGTATGGGCCTTAAAAGTCTTGAATTTTATTCGCGGTGTAAATCAGTTACTATTTGATGGATTGACACGAGAATTGCCCAT AATAGGCTTCGCACATGGTGTCTGGATGGTGGGAGTGATTGATGAAATCCGAATGCCTCTGGAAGGAACTGAGAGGAATTTGACATTGGTGGAAACTAAAACGCGATCACAGGCTGGGTTTCCTAGAGATCCGCAGAGGAGAAATGGAAG GCTTCAATTAATGTGCTACAAATATTTGTGGGACAATTTAATTACTGATGAATTCCCCTACAAACAGTTTCTGAATTATTTTTCTCTGAATCCTAATTACATCCTCTGTGAGGATATAAGGGAGAATACTGCAAAGTCAGGATTCCCGGCCCAG ACCCTTAATGAATTATTGCGATATCATCAAACTACCTGTTCAATGTTGCCTCTTGCCCATGAGCTGATGCTTCTGAG ATATGAATCTCAAAGAGATCATTCATTGATTGGTGAAGACCAATTTGAATTTGATTCTGACTGGGTAAGTAGTCAAATTAAGGGCTCTCTTGAGTTTTGGCAGGGTGAACGGGATGCCACTTACATTTCAGACGATGAACGCTGGAAATGCAATTATTGCCAGCATGCTTCTAAATGTCCAATAAACACTAAACCTGATGTTGATACACTGTCTACAGAAAAGATATAA
- the LOC141697797 gene encoding 3-hydroxyacyl-[acyl-carrier-protein] dehydratase, mitochondrial: MNRKILSDTMFLCSRFSSTLTPCSSSVLKVGDILKETRVFSERDVFDYSKVSGDSNPLHFDSEAAKAAGFQDRLVHGLLVASLFPSIISSHFPRAIYVSQNIHFKLPVYVGEEIAGDITAISIREVKNKFITKFSTKCFKNNGELLVIDGEATAVLPTLNYGAS; encoded by the exons ATGAATCGCAAGATTTTGAGTGACACCATGTTTTTATGTTCAAGATTTAGTTCAACTTTAACCCCTTGTTCATCTTCTGTACTTAAAGTCGGAGACATATTAAAAGAAACAAGGGTATTTTCAGAAAGGGATGTTTTTGATTATTCTAAAGTGAGTGGTGATTCAAATCCTCTACATTTTGATTCTGAGGCTGCTAAAGCTGCTGGCTTTCAAGATAGGCTTGTTCATGGCTTGCTTGTTGCTTCTTTGTTTCCAAGTATCATCTCTTCTCATTTT CCTCGAGCTATTTATGTTTCTCAAAACATTCACTTCAAATTACCTGTCTATGTTGGAGAAGAGATTGCTGGTGACATTACTGCAATTAGCATAAGAGAAGTCAAAAACAAATTCAT CACAAAGTTTTCAACCAAATGCTTCAAAAATAATGGAGAACTTCTTGTTATTGATGGCGAGGCGACAGCAGTACTGCCTACTCTGAACTATGGTGCAAGTTAA